A single window of Xiphophorus hellerii strain 12219 chromosome 12, Xiphophorus_hellerii-4.1, whole genome shotgun sequence DNA harbors:
- the LOC116730422 gene encoding nuclear factor 7, brain-like, giving the protein MAENTAVLESFLSCHICSETFRDPVSLSCNHSYCSNCLQEFWEQSGNKNCPICKRRTSKEKLQINFGLKELADSFAGRQKMGLSETEQGEKHLVCRKHQEDTKLYCEDEQRAVCPVCEFSLHQSHKVVPIEQAVSELKEQLKSDLKSLQDKRNKHKQVEKTYDDVIQHSKKQVLSTERQIKAEFNKLHQFLREEEESRLAALREEEEQKRKTIMREMKRIEDQISSLSDSISAVEEELQKDNVSFLSSYEATQSRARGQRSLPDPQLVSGALIDVAKHLGNLSFRVWEKMKEKVKFSPVVLDPNTAYYGLYLSDDLTGVRRGDIKQQLPDNPERNTNTGTVFGSEGFESGKHSWDVEVGDHPDWTLGVVKESAERKGERRASPKYGIWSLWHGDGKYTNTLGEIVPLKKHFQRIKVQLDYDMGTVSFYDSEDMTHICSHRDTFTEKLFPYFGVRRAGSAKTSDIRICHSNIPV; this is encoded by the coding sequence atggcagaaaataccGCGGTTCTTGAAAGTTTCCTGAGCTGCCATATTTGTTCAGAGACTTTCAGAGATCCTGTGTCTCTGAGCTGCAACCACAGTTACTGTTCAAACTGCCTGCAGGAATTCTGGGAACAATCTGGAAACAAGAACTGTCCCATCTGTAAAAGAAGAACTTCAAAGGAGAAACTGCAGATAAATTTTGGACTGAAGGAACTGGCTGATTCTTTTGCTGGAAGACAAAAAATGGGGCTATCAGAGACAGAACAAGGAGAAAAGCATCTGGTCTGCAGGAAACATCAAGAAGACACTAAACTGTACTGTGAAGACGAGCAGAGAgctgtgtgtcctgtctgtgaGTTTTCTCTCCACCAGAGTCACAAAGTGGTTCCTATAGAACAAGCAGTCAGTGAGCTGAAGGAGCAGCTGAAATCTGACTTAAAGTCTCTGCAGGACAAGaggaacaaacacaaacaagtgGAGAAAACATACGATGATGTGATTCAACACTCCAAGAAGCAGGTGTTGTCCACAGAGAGACAGATCAAAGCAGAGTTCAACAAGCTCCACCAGTtcctgagagaggaagaggagtccAGACTAGCAGCtctgagggaggaagaggagcagaagaggaaGACTATCATGAGAGAGATGAAGAGGATTGAGGATCAGATCTCCTCTCTGTCAGACAGCATCTCTGCTGTTGAAGAAGAGCTGCAGAAAGACAACGTGTCGTTCCTCAGCAGTTATGAAGCCACTCAGAGCAgagccagaggtcagaggtcactgccAGATCCACAGCTGGTCTCAGGAGCTCTGATAGATGTGGCCAAACACCTGGGCAACCTGTCCTTCAGAGTCTGGGAGAAGATGAAGGAGAAGGTGAAGTTCAGTCCCGTCGTTCTGGACCCAAACACTGCCTACTATGGTCTGTATCTGTCTGACGATCTGACCGGTGTGAGACGTGGAGACATAAagcagcagcttcctgataATCCAGAGAGAAACACCAACACTGGAACTGTTTTTGGTTCTGAGGGTTTTGAGTCTGGGAAACACAGCTGGGATGTGGAGGTGGGAGATCATCCTGACTGGACTCTGGGTGTAGTGAAAGAGTCAGCTGAGAGGAAGGGTGAGAGACGTGCTTCACCAAAATATGGGATCTGGAGTTTATGGCATGGTGATGGAAAATACACGAATACTCTCGGGGAGATTGTCCCATTGAAGAAGCATTTCCAAAGGATTAAAGTCCAGCTGGACTATGACATGGGGACGGTTTCCTTCTACGACTCTGAAGACATGACTCACATCTGCAGTCACAGAGACACTTTCACTGAGAAACTCTTCCCATATTTTGGTGTTAGAAGGGCAGGAAGTGCTAAAACATCTGATATTAGAATCTGTCACAGCAACATTCCTGTCTAA